In Corallococcus caeni, a single genomic region encodes these proteins:
- a CDS encoding WS/DGAT/MGAT family O-acyltransferase, whose protein sequence is MAGRERMASMDAAWLQMEEPANLMMITAVLWFDGAVDRERLLTVLRERLVERYPRFRQRVVPGPLGAPHWEDAPDFKLEEHLSTLRVPASTGLAGLEALVGDWMGVPLERSRPLWQFHLVHGARGGDVLLARLHHCMADGIALARVLLSLTDPVDAAGTPESTEAPEVWSEGAPAEAARQPQAPGWMRLARSARSALRKGAELVREPILAGDLVREGAKGAAALGKLLVLPPDPRSPLRGPLGTRKRAAWSEPIALERVKAVGRALGGTVNDVLLTAVTGALRRYLATRDAPLEDVHALVPVNLRPLDAPVPRELGNRFGVVFLRLPVHLAEPRRRLREVAKRMEHLKRSPEAVLTSGMLELLGHTPAALERAVVDVMGTKASLVATNVPGPRQPVALAGTRLEGLTFWVPQAGHVGLGVSLFSYAGQVTVGVASDASRVPDPGALVSAFQEELAALETTVP, encoded by the coding sequence ATGGCAGGCCGCGAGCGGATGGCGAGCATGGACGCGGCGTGGCTCCAGATGGAGGAGCCCGCGAATTTGATGATGATCACCGCGGTGCTGTGGTTCGACGGCGCCGTGGACCGCGAGCGGCTGCTCACGGTGCTGCGGGAGCGGCTGGTGGAGCGCTACCCGCGCTTCCGGCAGCGGGTGGTGCCCGGGCCCCTGGGCGCGCCGCACTGGGAGGACGCTCCGGACTTCAAGCTGGAGGAGCACCTGTCCACGCTGCGCGTGCCGGCGTCGACGGGACTCGCGGGGCTGGAGGCGCTCGTCGGGGACTGGATGGGCGTGCCGCTGGAGCGCTCGCGTCCGCTGTGGCAGTTCCACCTGGTGCACGGCGCGCGGGGCGGCGACGTGCTGCTCGCGCGGCTGCACCACTGCATGGCGGACGGCATCGCGCTGGCGCGGGTGCTGCTGTCGCTCACGGATCCGGTGGACGCGGCGGGGACCCCCGAGAGCACGGAGGCCCCGGAGGTCTGGAGTGAAGGCGCTCCGGCCGAAGCGGCTCGGCAGCCCCAGGCTCCGGGATGGATGCGGCTCGCCCGGAGCGCACGCTCGGCGCTGCGCAAGGGCGCGGAGTTGGTGCGCGAGCCCATCCTCGCGGGGGACCTCGTGCGCGAGGGCGCGAAGGGCGCGGCGGCGCTGGGCAAGCTGCTGGTGCTGCCTCCCGACCCGCGCTCTCCGCTGCGCGGACCGCTGGGCACCCGGAAGCGGGCCGCGTGGTCGGAGCCCATCGCGCTGGAGCGGGTGAAGGCGGTGGGCCGCGCCCTGGGCGGCACGGTGAACGACGTGCTGCTCACGGCGGTGACGGGCGCGCTGCGGCGCTACCTGGCCACGCGGGACGCGCCGCTGGAGGACGTGCACGCGCTGGTGCCGGTGAACCTGCGGCCGCTGGACGCGCCGGTGCCGCGCGAGCTGGGCAACCGCTTCGGCGTGGTGTTCCTGCGGCTCCCCGTGCACCTGGCGGAGCCCCGCCGCCGGCTCCGCGAGGTGGCCAAGCGGATGGAGCACCTCAAGCGCTCGCCGGAGGCCGTGCTGACGTCGGGCATGCTGGAGCTCTTGGGCCACACGCCCGCGGCGCTGGAGCGCGCCGTCGTGGACGTGATGGGCACCAAGGCGTCGCTCGTCGCCACCAACGTGCCCGGGCCCCGCCAGCCGGTGGCGCTCGCGGGCACCCGGCTGGAGGGACTCACGTTCTGGGTCCCCCAGGCCGGCCACGTGGGCCTGGGGGTGAGCCTCTTCAGCTACGCGGGGCAGGTGACCGTGGGCGTGGCCTCGGATGCGTCACGCGTCCCGGACCCGGGGGCCCTCGTCTCCGCGTTCCAGGAGGAGCTGGCCGCGCTGGAGACGACGGTCCCCTGA
- a CDS encoding FAD-binding oxidoreductase produces the protein MTQTLASRVSGPVYTPSDAGYGPECAGFNVLVQHTPQYVVAVKSTQDVAEALRFARENRLPVAVQATGHGTYASVTSGVLLSTKALNQVSIDAAARTATIGAGARWEPVIAEAAKHGLAPVAGSSTNVGVVGYLLGGGLGPLVRSHGVSSDYVVGYTVVTSDGETVQASAAHHPDLFWALRGGKGGFGIVTEVKLKLVELRSLYAGSLFFEEQHIEAVLRGWVKWTSEADARVSTSIAVMRFPPFDFIPPPLRGRTVINLRFAYPGSVEDGAKLAAPLRALAPVYLDMLGELPASQMARIHNEPDQPTPVWTNGMMLTHVDQDFAATVLRHVGAGVQTPYFMLEIRHLGGASWRDVAGGSAVGGRGGNFIIGLVGMHPPLFDTVLPGATQGLRAELKPWLSPEMTINFMGKVQSAEHFDSAWPDAIRAKLKDVRGKYDPSKLFAK, from the coding sequence ATGACCCAGACCCTCGCCAGCCGCGTGAGCGGCCCCGTCTACACCCCCAGCGACGCGGGCTATGGCCCGGAGTGCGCCGGCTTCAACGTGCTGGTCCAGCACACGCCGCAGTACGTGGTGGCGGTGAAGTCCACGCAGGACGTGGCGGAGGCCCTCCGCTTCGCGCGGGAGAACCGCCTGCCCGTCGCGGTGCAGGCCACGGGGCACGGGACGTACGCGTCCGTCACCTCCGGCGTGCTCCTCTCCACGAAGGCGCTGAACCAGGTGAGCATCGACGCGGCGGCGCGCACGGCCACCATCGGCGCGGGCGCGCGCTGGGAGCCGGTCATCGCGGAGGCCGCGAAGCACGGCCTGGCGCCCGTCGCCGGCTCGTCCACGAACGTGGGCGTGGTGGGCTACCTGCTGGGCGGCGGCCTGGGGCCCCTCGTCCGCAGCCACGGCGTCAGCTCCGACTACGTCGTGGGCTACACGGTCGTCACCAGCGACGGAGAGACGGTCCAGGCGAGCGCCGCGCACCACCCGGACCTGTTCTGGGCGCTGCGCGGCGGCAAGGGCGGCTTCGGCATCGTGACGGAGGTGAAGCTCAAGCTGGTGGAGCTGCGCTCGCTGTACGCGGGCAGCCTCTTCTTCGAGGAGCAGCACATCGAGGCCGTGCTGCGCGGCTGGGTGAAGTGGACGTCGGAGGCGGACGCGCGCGTGTCCACGAGCATCGCCGTCATGCGCTTCCCGCCGTTCGACTTCATCCCGCCCCCGCTGCGCGGCCGCACGGTCATCAACCTGCGCTTCGCGTACCCGGGCTCCGTCGAGGACGGCGCGAAGCTCGCGGCGCCCCTGCGCGCGCTGGCCCCTGTCTACCTGGACATGCTGGGCGAGTTGCCCGCGTCCCAGATGGCGCGCATCCACAATGAGCCGGATCAGCCCACCCCCGTGTGGACCAACGGCATGATGCTGACCCACGTGGACCAGGACTTCGCGGCCACGGTGCTGCGCCACGTGGGCGCGGGCGTGCAGACGCCGTACTTCATGCTGGAGATCCGCCACCTGGGCGGCGCCAGCTGGAGGGACGTGGCGGGCGGCTCGGCGGTGGGCGGCCGCGGCGGCAACTTCATCATCGGCCTGGTGGGCATGCACCCGCCGCTGTTCGACACGGTGCTCCCCGGCGCCACGCAGGGCCTGCGCGCGGAGCTGAAGCCGTGGCTGTCGCCGGAGATGACCATCAACTTCATGGGCAAGGTCCAGTCCGCGGAGCACTTCGACAGCGCGTGGCCGGACGCCATCCGCGCGAAGCTCAAGGACGTGCGCGGCAAGTACGACCCGAGCAAGCTCTTCGCGAAGTAG
- a CDS encoding sigma-54-dependent transcriptional regulator, giving the protein MSDALKGHVLVVDDDPALLKVLGALLTQAGLTPHPASSAKDALALLARRPIDVVLSDVRMPGMSGMELLAEVGRGWPDVPVLLMTAHGTVPLAVEAMKAGAADFVLKPFDREELLFTLKKALLQASHTPEPARAGGKALDGLLMGSSRAMTEVKALLVKAAQGTATVLLRGESGTGKELAARALHEGSPRRAGPFVKLHCAALPDTLLESELFGYEKGAFTGAATRKPGRVELAHGGTLFLDEIGDVSPAVQVKLLRVLQEREFERLGGTQTVKVDVRFVAATHQALEDGVRRGTFREDLFYRLNVVPLWLPTLRERPEDIALLARHFLDVHARTNGRPPFSLSDDGLRALQAQPWPGNVRQLQNFLERLVVLSDGPVLTGADVARELSRQPGIAPPPVAAPLPPSDSVTLESRRKDVEKEALVDALKRAGDNRTLAARLLGVSRRTLYNKLEEHGLS; this is encoded by the coding sequence GTGAGCGACGCACTGAAGGGCCACGTCCTGGTGGTCGACGATGATCCCGCGCTGCTCAAGGTGCTGGGCGCGCTGCTCACCCAGGCGGGCCTCACCCCGCACCCGGCGTCCAGCGCGAAGGACGCCCTGGCCCTGCTCGCGCGCCGGCCCATCGACGTGGTGCTGAGCGACGTGCGCATGCCGGGCATGAGCGGCATGGAGCTGCTCGCGGAGGTGGGGCGCGGCTGGCCGGACGTGCCCGTGCTGCTGATGACCGCGCACGGCACCGTGCCGCTGGCCGTGGAGGCGATGAAGGCGGGCGCGGCGGACTTCGTGCTCAAGCCCTTCGACCGCGAGGAGCTCCTCTTCACGCTGAAGAAGGCGCTGCTCCAGGCGAGCCACACGCCCGAACCCGCGCGCGCCGGGGGCAAGGCGCTGGACGGCCTGCTGATGGGCTCAAGCCGCGCGATGACGGAGGTGAAGGCCCTGCTGGTGAAGGCCGCCCAGGGCACCGCCACGGTGCTGCTCCGCGGCGAGTCCGGCACCGGCAAGGAGCTGGCCGCGCGCGCCCTGCACGAGGGCAGCCCCCGGCGCGCGGGGCCGTTCGTGAAGCTGCACTGCGCGGCGCTCCCGGACACGCTCCTGGAGAGCGAGCTGTTCGGCTACGAGAAGGGCGCCTTCACCGGCGCGGCGACGCGCAAGCCCGGCCGCGTGGAGCTGGCGCACGGCGGCACGCTGTTCCTGGACGAGATTGGCGACGTGTCCCCCGCCGTGCAGGTGAAGCTCCTGCGCGTGCTCCAGGAGCGCGAGTTCGAACGGCTGGGCGGCACGCAGACCGTGAAGGTCGACGTGCGCTTCGTCGCGGCCACGCACCAGGCGCTGGAGGACGGCGTGCGCCGGGGCACCTTCCGCGAGGACCTCTTCTACCGGCTCAACGTGGTGCCCCTCTGGCTGCCCACGCTGCGTGAGCGGCCGGAGGACATCGCGCTGCTCGCCCGCCACTTCCTGGACGTGCACGCCAGGACCAACGGCCGGCCGCCCTTCAGCTTGAGCGACGACGGGCTGCGCGCGCTCCAGGCCCAGCCGTGGCCCGGCAACGTGCGCCAATTGCAGAACTTCCTGGAGCGGCTGGTGGTGCTCTCCGACGGGCCCGTGCTCACCGGCGCGGACGTGGCGCGGGAGCTGTCGCGCCAGCCGGGAATCGCGCCGCCGCCCGTCGCCGCGCCGCTGCCTCCGTCCGACTCCGTCACGCTGGAGTCACGGCGCAAGGACGTGGAGAAGGAGGCGCTGGTGGATGCGCTGAAGCGCGCGGGCGACAACCGCACGCTGGCGGCGCGGCTGCTCGGGGTCAGCCGGCGCACGCTCTACAACAAGCTGGAGGAGCACGGCCTGTCGTAG
- a CDS encoding sensor histidine kinase — MTGAMWVSLLACAGQLALAGIALARVGKSPLALPLSLLSIALSSWNFSAFGLARSGDSGWRLMGFAAALMTLPCAVHFILAFVGRRRRSAWAMYGTYAVMGALALTMLVAMGVPALEERINTFGFGLAVAVGVIPILTTGFVLLTRHLRRTGSQEERARAGLVVLGLTLLVALLLTDLAADMALPVPKLGNVGTLLGLPVMAIVSLRFQLFGQDARATSAAMHAVVLALVGVLAYLTLFRVFAAESGALVVGTTAITFALLAAARRVVTGFVTQRERLEQLATLGRFSAQMAHDLKNPIAALKGAAQYLKEEHARGHSWDAHGDFLDLLLEQVERLDRVAGTYQRLARVEPLRRPLDLNRLVEGVLSLQAFATPGAVELQKDLALGLPECAGDEDLLANALENLVRNAFEAMPAGGTLTVRTRQDGDAVVVEVQDTGSGMDARTRERAFDDFYTTKATGSGLGLAFVRRVAEAHGGTASLTSGEGRGTILRLRLPATPAPAAQSSEGEAA, encoded by the coding sequence ATGACGGGCGCCATGTGGGTCAGCCTGCTGGCTTGCGCGGGGCAGCTTGCCCTTGCCGGCATCGCGCTCGCCCGAGTGGGAAAGAGCCCCCTCGCGCTGCCGCTGTCGCTCCTGTCCATCGCGCTGTCCTCCTGGAACTTCTCCGCCTTCGGGCTGGCGCGCTCTGGAGATTCCGGCTGGCGGTTGATGGGCTTCGCCGCGGCGCTGATGACGCTGCCGTGCGCGGTGCACTTCATCCTCGCGTTCGTGGGCCGCCGCCGCCGCTCCGCCTGGGCCATGTACGGCACCTACGCGGTGATGGGCGCGCTCGCGCTGACCATGCTCGTCGCCATGGGCGTGCCCGCGCTGGAGGAGCGCATCAACACCTTCGGCTTCGGGCTCGCGGTCGCCGTCGGCGTCATCCCCATCCTCACCACGGGCTTCGTGCTGCTCACGCGGCACCTGCGCCGCACGGGCTCGCAGGAGGAGCGGGCGCGAGCGGGCCTGGTGGTGCTGGGGCTCACGCTGCTCGTCGCGCTGCTGCTCACGGACCTGGCGGCGGACATGGCCCTGCCCGTGCCGAAGCTGGGCAACGTGGGCACGCTGCTGGGCCTGCCGGTGATGGCCATCGTGTCCCTGCGCTTCCAGCTCTTCGGACAGGACGCGCGCGCCACGAGCGCGGCCATGCACGCCGTCGTGCTCGCGCTGGTGGGCGTGCTGGCCTACCTCACCCTCTTCCGCGTCTTCGCCGCCGAGTCCGGGGCGCTCGTCGTGGGCACCACCGCCATCACCTTCGCGCTGCTCGCGGCGGCCCGGCGCGTCGTCACCGGCTTCGTCACCCAGCGCGAGCGCCTGGAGCAGCTGGCCACGCTGGGGCGCTTCTCCGCGCAGATGGCGCACGACCTGAAGAACCCCATCGCCGCGCTCAAGGGCGCCGCGCAGTACTTGAAAGAAGAGCACGCGCGCGGCCACTCCTGGGACGCGCACGGGGACTTCCTGGACCTGCTGCTGGAGCAGGTGGAGCGCCTGGACCGCGTGGCGGGCACGTACCAGCGCCTCGCGCGCGTGGAGCCGCTGCGCCGGCCGTTGGATTTGAACCGGCTGGTGGAGGGCGTGCTGTCGCTCCAGGCCTTCGCGACCCCGGGCGCGGTGGAGCTCCAGAAGGACCTCGCCCTCGGCTTGCCCGAGTGCGCGGGCGACGAGGACCTGCTCGCCAACGCGCTGGAGAACCTGGTGCGCAACGCCTTCGAGGCCATGCCCGCGGGCGGCACCCTCACCGTGCGCACGCGGCAGGACGGCGACGCGGTGGTGGTGGAGGTGCAGGACACCGGCAGCGGCATGGACGCGCGCACGCGCGAGCGCGCCTTCGACGACTTCTACACCACCAAGGCCACGGGCAGCGGCCTGGGCCTGGCCTTCGTGCGGCGCGTGGCGGAGGCGCACGGCGGCACCGCGTCCCTGACGAGCGGCGAGGGCCGTGGCACCATCCTCCGCCTGCGCCTGCCGGCAACGCCCGCCCCGGCGGCGCAGTCATCCGAGGGAGAAGCCGCGTGA
- a CDS encoding FrgA protein, whose product MPSRLAQHLVSRALLTQEQAGELLRLHQAQGGHLDSALLERGFTEADVLAMLGEVSGFRPVNLVDFEPNLDVASFIPPKIAERLSVVPLSLDGNTLHVACAYPVPKKELDEVGFLLGKPLELWVAIELRVREWISIIYRQPLPPRFVQLAEAVAQQAGALTPPPPPPPDDESMSVDMVEQLARSVAQEPMPAAGRPAASREPEPADIPPPAYVREPLRLNTSAGPVTTARAVQRPTPPPAPTDIPPPAYTREPLRLNMPGTPARATPPAQAPNPAPPGAAAPPTLYPPGERPLPPPQTAPVLLPVDGGPASQGGRPAAPGAYAQPPQAGRPGTTVQASSNTGAQGFGGPGPATQGFGGPAPTATTVQGARPGPPAQASAQGTRPGAPATGATAPSTQGTATTGAQGNTASVQGRSAPGAQGATAPAQGPGRPGATQGASAPGTFPPAPQPAQGGTATSPQPANRTGAPAQPPGARPAVWPPAPEQQAREARTSTPTPPPVPPAPRGEPSFIIFSNPASNPGANRLRASEPAPVPGASSAPDAAVPEWTLPQARSALREATRDLDRLLDVALRFGRRTFDYVAAFAVVRGAAGGWDARGEGLDANALSLVSIPLDASSVFRTVAVTRGSYAGPLPPDALTRHYLELFGRQAPRTVFLYPVEVKGRLVAILYGDCGQKPMSQRRLSDYILFCQDLPAAFQELILFRKQRVSELRAPEEDITIDVDVPGFPAPVPPAPAPAVVAGLGWNPVFGRGGVANLGRAAALPPRVMSPEERPPPDFAPLLRRLTGPDASQRSSAIAELARSPEASARVLAQHFPGPTAWSRLPVVELPEADELGPIPAAMSRLGRPAALALAPLLDSNDADTRYLALLTAGNLPYAELVDGVLRGLFDMEPDISSAARVAAAALKHLPRLDASLRDLRQELASRDALRRSLAARALGTLHDRDAIEGLINLTGSDDAMCAQAAAEALREVTRATLGLQPRQWSAWWAENRSRRRADWLVAALRHRELDVRLAAIEELSRALHDTLGYYADAPDAEREAAVRRWESAAVDPANARRLGML is encoded by the coding sequence ATGCCTTCGCGTCTTGCCCAGCACCTCGTCTCACGCGCCCTCCTGACCCAGGAGCAGGCCGGGGAGTTGTTGCGTCTGCATCAGGCCCAGGGCGGCCACCTGGACAGCGCGCTCCTGGAGCGCGGCTTCACCGAAGCGGACGTCCTCGCGATGCTGGGCGAGGTCTCCGGCTTCCGGCCCGTGAACCTGGTGGACTTCGAGCCCAACCTCGACGTCGCCAGCTTCATCCCCCCGAAAATCGCCGAGCGCCTGAGCGTCGTCCCCCTGTCGCTGGACGGGAACACGCTGCACGTGGCGTGCGCCTACCCGGTGCCCAAGAAGGAGCTGGACGAAGTCGGCTTCCTCCTGGGCAAGCCGCTGGAGCTGTGGGTCGCCATCGAGCTGCGGGTGCGCGAGTGGATCTCCATCATCTACCGCCAGCCGCTGCCGCCCCGCTTCGTCCAGCTGGCGGAGGCCGTCGCCCAGCAGGCCGGAGCGCTCACGCCGCCCCCGCCTCCGCCGCCGGATGACGAGTCGATGTCGGTGGACATGGTGGAGCAGCTGGCGCGCTCCGTGGCCCAGGAGCCCATGCCCGCGGCAGGCCGTCCCGCCGCCTCGAGGGAGCCCGAGCCCGCGGACATCCCGCCCCCGGCGTACGTGCGCGAACCGCTGCGCCTGAACACCTCCGCGGGTCCGGTGACGACGGCCCGCGCGGTCCAGCGTCCGACCCCGCCTCCGGCGCCCACCGACATCCCGCCCCCCGCGTACACGCGCGAGCCCCTGCGGCTGAACATGCCGGGCACGCCCGCGCGCGCCACGCCTCCCGCGCAGGCCCCGAACCCCGCTCCGCCGGGTGCCGCCGCGCCGCCGACGCTCTACCCGCCGGGAGAGCGTCCCCTGCCGCCGCCGCAGACCGCGCCGGTGCTGTTGCCCGTCGACGGTGGCCCGGCATCGCAGGGCGGTCGCCCCGCCGCGCCGGGTGCGTACGCCCAGCCGCCGCAGGCAGGCCGTCCCGGAACCACCGTGCAGGCCTCGTCCAACACGGGTGCGCAGGGCTTCGGCGGACCCGGGCCCGCGACCCAGGGCTTCGGCGGACCGGCGCCCACCGCGACGACGGTCCAGGGGGCTCGACCGGGGCCCCCCGCGCAGGCGTCGGCGCAGGGGACCCGCCCAGGCGCGCCCGCGACGGGAGCCACCGCACCGTCCACGCAGGGCACGGCGACGACGGGCGCCCAGGGAAACACCGCCTCCGTGCAAGGCAGGTCCGCCCCCGGAGCACAGGGCGCCACCGCCCCCGCGCAGGGCCCCGGCCGACCGGGAGCCACGCAGGGCGCATCCGCTCCGGGCACGTTCCCCCCGGCCCCCCAGCCCGCGCAGGGCGGGACCGCCACATCGCCTCAGCCCGCGAACCGGACTGGCGCCCCCGCCCAGCCTCCGGGAGCCCGTCCCGCCGTGTGGCCTCCCGCGCCCGAGCAGCAGGCCCGCGAGGCCCGGACCAGCACGCCGACCCCGCCGCCCGTTCCCCCGGCGCCGCGGGGCGAGCCGTCGTTCATCATCTTCAGCAACCCCGCGTCCAACCCGGGCGCGAACCGCCTTCGCGCGTCGGAGCCCGCGCCCGTCCCGGGTGCCTCCAGCGCGCCGGATGCCGCCGTGCCGGAGTGGACGCTGCCCCAGGCGCGCTCCGCGCTGCGTGAGGCGACGCGGGACCTGGACCGCCTGCTGGACGTGGCGCTGCGCTTCGGCCGCCGCACGTTCGACTACGTGGCCGCCTTCGCCGTGGTGCGCGGCGCCGCCGGCGGCTGGGACGCGCGCGGCGAGGGCCTGGACGCGAACGCGCTGTCCCTCGTCTCCATCCCGCTGGACGCGAGCAGCGTCTTCCGCACCGTCGCCGTCACGCGCGGCAGCTACGCGGGCCCGCTGCCTCCGGACGCGCTCACGCGGCACTACCTGGAGCTCTTCGGCCGCCAGGCCCCGCGCACCGTCTTCCTGTACCCGGTGGAGGTGAAGGGCCGCCTCGTGGCCATCCTCTACGGCGACTGCGGCCAGAAGCCGATGAGCCAGCGCCGGCTGAGCGACTACATCCTGTTCTGCCAGGACCTCCCGGCCGCCTTCCAGGAGCTCATCCTCTTCCGCAAGCAGCGCGTGTCCGAGCTGCGCGCGCCGGAAGAGGACATCACCATCGACGTGGACGTGCCCGGCTTCCCGGCCCCCGTCCCCCCCGCGCCCGCGCCCGCCGTGGTCGCGGGCCTGGGCTGGAACCCCGTGTTCGGCCGGGGTGGCGTGGCCAACCTGGGCCGCGCCGCCGCCCTGCCCCCGCGCGTGATGTCGCCGGAGGAGCGCCCGCCCCCGGACTTCGCGCCCCTGCTGCGCCGGCTCACCGGCCCAGACGCGTCCCAGCGCTCCAGCGCCATCGCGGAGCTGGCGCGCTCGCCGGAGGCCAGCGCCCGGGTGCTCGCGCAGCACTTCCCCGGCCCCACCGCCTGGAGCCGCCTGCCCGTCGTGGAGCTGCCAGAGGCGGACGAGCTGGGCCCCATCCCCGCCGCGATGTCGCGCCTGGGCCGTCCCGCGGCCCTCGCGCTGGCGCCGCTCCTGGACTCGAACGACGCGGACACGCGCTACCTGGCGCTGCTCACCGCGGGCAACCTGCCCTACGCGGAGCTGGTGGACGGCGTGCTGCGCGGCCTGTTCGACATGGAGCCGGACATCTCCAGCGCCGCGCGGGTCGCCGCCGCCGCCCTCAAGCACCTGCCGCGCCTGGACGCGTCGTTGCGCGACCTGCGCCAGGAGCTGGCCAGCCGGGACGCCCTGCGCCGCTCGCTGGCGGCCCGCGCCCTGGGCACGCTGCACGACCGCGACGCCATCGAGGGCCTCATCAACCTCACCGGCAGCGACGACGCGATGTGCGCGCAGGCCGCGGCGGAGGCGCTGCGCGAAGTGACCCGCGCCACGCTGGGCCTCCAGCCTCGCCAGTGGTCGGCGTGGTGGGCGGAGAACCGCAGCCGCCGCCGCGCGGACTGGCTGGTGGCCGCGCTGCGCCATCGTGAGCTGGACGTGCGGCTCGCCGCCATCGAGGAGCTCAGCCGCGCCCTGCACGACACGCTGGGCTACTACGCGGACGCGCCCGACGCGGAGCGCGAGGCCGCGGTGCGGCGCTGGGAGTCCGCGGCGGTGGACCCCGCCAATGCCCGCCGGCTGGGCATGCTCTGA
- a CDS encoding RDD family protein — translation MAPVPSLLDRDIHIDRRRPGERTAQDAGGDPITLNNEPLEPETLRGTPAFAMEPPRSPVTPPGMTPSVRPGMAPVPPAAPRAAAPRPPAQAPAAAPRAAVPPTDGPTVRASAPDATVRAQAPAADASVRAPHADPAARAAVPNAARSAVPADVMGRASASHADPAARAVTAPASHADATIRAAAPASHADPAARAMAAPASHADATIRAAAPTARPASPQADATARAPAQHAEGQAVRAPAPHADPAARAPAPHADPAARAPAQQAPRAAAPAPVPPRATPPAGNVPSGAVLPPRPAAPPPAVTPMASVPPRAAPTTALSEPGFQNPGVAVPRAAQAPANPMELRPGSAPTPAYGTEPHIPRPHAQAASGQPRGNAAPGSPGLPRMDAPSQASARAAQPQSSGLPRMDAPSQPSGLPRMDAPAQAAQGSGLPHPEPASGPSAAEHWGASQAPSGLPLMDARRDAAPGLPVMEDPAILPPLETPAFAAASAPAPGVSRMEASPSPAAPAKSKVSAPAVAPVPAAGEVHARPASLWRRLLSFTVDTAAISAVAAAYITLASSVAGVKGPQPGLTGLDAFVAWLRALHTVLLPGVVLVLVLATVYCAVAAFLWNGRTLGRLLLGLRLVDTHGMAPTPGRAIFRALLAGLSFVLFLGGFWMALFDRRGQTLHDKLTSTFVVQPS, via the coding sequence GTGGCTCCCGTCCCGAGCCTGCTTGACCGCGACATCCACATTGATCGCCGCAGGCCGGGGGAACGCACTGCCCAGGACGCGGGTGGCGACCCCATCACCCTGAACAATGAACCGCTGGAGCCGGAGACGCTGCGCGGCACGCCGGCCTTCGCGATGGAGCCGCCTCGCAGCCCCGTCACTCCGCCGGGAATGACGCCTTCGGTCCGGCCGGGGATGGCACCCGTTCCGCCCGCCGCGCCGCGCGCCGCCGCGCCCCGCCCGCCCGCGCAGGCTCCGGCCGCCGCGCCGCGCGCCGCCGTGCCTCCGACGGATGGGCCCACGGTGCGCGCGTCCGCACCCGATGCGACGGTTCGTGCGCAGGCTCCGGCCGCCGATGCGAGCGTGCGCGCGCCCCATGCGGATCCAGCGGCCCGCGCCGCAGTGCCCAACGCGGCCCGTTCCGCCGTGCCTGCCGACGTGATGGGTCGTGCCTCCGCGTCCCACGCGGATCCAGCGGCTCGCGCCGTGACGGCCCCGGCTTCGCACGCGGATGCGACGATTCGCGCGGCGGCCCCGGCTTCACACGCCGATCCAGCGGCTCGCGCCATGGCGGCCCCGGCTTCGCACGCGGATGCGACGATTCGCGCGGCGGCCCCCACGGCGCGCCCTGCCTCACCGCAGGCCGATGCGACGGCCCGCGCTCCCGCGCAGCACGCGGAGGGTCAGGCGGTCCGGGCTCCCGCGCCCCATGCGGATCCGGCGGCCCGCGCTCCCGCGCCCCATGCGGATCCGGCGGCCCGCGCTCCCGCGCAGCAGGCGCCCCGGGCGGCTGCTCCTGCCCCGGTGCCTCCTCGCGCCACGCCTCCAGCCGGGAACGTGCCTTCCGGCGCCGTGCTTCCTCCGCGCCCCGCGGCACCGCCTCCGGCCGTGACGCCGATGGCCTCCGTGCCTCCGCGCGCCGCGCCCACCACGGCCCTGTCGGAGCCGGGCTTCCAGAATCCTGGCGTCGCCGTGCCTCGCGCCGCGCAGGCCCCGGCGAACCCCATGGAGCTCCGCCCGGGCTCCGCGCCCACGCCCGCCTACGGCACGGAGCCGCACATCCCGCGCCCCCACGCGCAGGCCGCCTCGGGTCAGCCGCGTGGCAATGCCGCCCCGGGTTCTCCCGGCCTGCCCCGCATGGACGCGCCCTCGCAGGCCTCCGCACGCGCCGCGCAGCCCCAGTCTTCGGGCCTGCCGCGCATGGACGCGCCCTCGCAGCCGTCCGGGCTGCCCCGCATGGACGCGCCCGCGCAGGCGGCCCAGGGCTCCGGTCTTCCCCACCCGGAGCCCGCCTCCGGACCGTCGGCCGCCGAGCATTGGGGTGCATCCCAGGCGCCCTCGGGCCTGCCGTTGATGGATGCTCGCCGGGACGCCGCTCCGGGCCTGCCTGTCATGGAGGACCCGGCCATCCTGCCCCCTCTGGAGACGCCGGCCTTCGCCGCGGCCTCCGCGCCTGCCCCGGGAGTGTCCCGCATGGAAGCCTCGCCCTCCCCCGCCGCCCCCGCGAAGTCGAAGGTCTCCGCCCCCGCCGTGGCCCCGGTCCCGGCCGCGGGCGAGGTCCACGCGCGGCCCGCCTCGCTGTGGCGCCGGCTGCTGTCCTTCACCGTCGACACCGCGGCCATCAGCGCCGTGGCGGCGGCCTACATCACCCTGGCCTCGTCGGTCGCGGGCGTGAAGGGTCCGCAGCCGGGGCTGACCGGGCTGGACGCGTTCGTCGCCTGGCTGCGCGCGCTGCACACCGTGCTGCTGCCGGGCGTGGTGCTGGTGCTGGTGCTCGCCACGGTGTACTGCGCGGTCGCGGCCTTCCTGTGGAATGGCAGGACCCTGGGACGCTTGCTCCTGGGGCTGCGGCTGGTGGATACCCACGGCATGGCGCCCACCCCGGGCCGGGCCATCTTCCGGGCACTGCTCGCCGGGCTTTCCTTCGTTCTCTTCCTGGGCGGCTTCTGGATGGCGCTGTTCGACCGACGCGGACAGACGCTCCATGACAAGCTGACGTCCACCTTCGTCGTCCAACCGAGCTGA